The Pseudomonas benzenivorans region TTTTATGAATATCAAACAAACGGGTTATCAGTCGGAATAGTTACGAACCCGAAAAAATTATCAAAGTTTCCGAAACTTTTACATGCAGCGGAAGATCTATCACAGCCCTTAGTTATCTTTAATTTATCGCCAATAACTAGATCGCTTAGCGGAGAAAACAACGTAATAACGCCAGCATTTACGGACAGGACGTCTCTAAAATCATCGTCATTCTTAGAGATAATTGAGCCCTTGTAATAATCATTTGAATTCAAAAGCCCGGTTACGTTGATTGTGAAGCCGTTGTCTTGAATACTTGTGACAGTTACTTCTTCTTGCCAGTCTTGGATTTTTAGGCCGCAAAGCTCGTCGAAAACGTGATGGTTGCATTGAGCTTGATAGCCGAAACGCAGGCACTGGCGGCGCTGGAGAGCTGAAACAGAAGCGCAATCGAGCGTGGCAACTGTGTTATTCCAAGTCGTTTGCACTACCTCGCCGGAGAAAATGGTGATGAACTCACCTGGCAATTCAGCTTCTTTGTTGAACCAAAGCCATGATTCTTTCGTGAAGCGATGGAAGCGGAAGACCTTGAGAGTGACGTGCTTTTTTGGCTGTTTGTTGCGAAAGATCATCGGTATTGGCGAGTCGCCGGGGACGTCGATCTGTAGCCGATTCCGGTTGTCTTGCTGACTGCGCTGGATCTTGTCGCGTTTGATTGGCAGCGGGTTATAGATCACGCCATCAGTGTGAAGCACTCTTTTTGAACTCGACGTGTATGCGTAAACATCTTCACCGTGTTCAAATAGGTAGAGTTCTGTGGGTGATCCGAAGCCTAGACTGGCCTCAATATCGCGTATGCTCGGCATGTATCAGCTGCTTTATTGTTTTAGTTATTGTTGATATCTGGTCGGTTTCAAAGACAAAATTAAAATCATCTGACTCAAAACGAGACAGAAAAAGTGGTGCTGCGTAATCGATATCTTCGGCAGTTAGTGACTGAATGTCTTCGAGGAGATTCAGGGTTTGCGTGCCGTCAGTGTTATTTGTAACGCTGTCGATCTTTCTGTAAATCTTATCTCCATTATACAGAGAGAGTGAGATTGCCGGGGCGGAAGTGCCGGTATTTAGCGTAAGTTTTGATTCCTTGATTATGATTGCCTTGCCATTAGCCGAGATAACTTCATAACCAAAATATGGAGCTTCGCAATAAAACTCCCGCTGCGCACCTTTTGTAATCTTTGCGAAGTCAACGAGCTGCTGGCGTTCTTCTTCTGAGAAAAATCTGTACTCGAAATTGAAAGTTCTGTAGGCACCAGACGTTCTTTCATGATCGTGTTTCAGGCCAAAACCTGGATCGAATGACGCCCTTAGTAGTGCATAATTCGCAGTAATATCAGCAGATCTATCATATCTGATAGTTAAAACAGGCTTATCATTACCATAATTATATTCCTGTAGATCATCATCCCATTCCACACGATCATCTATGTGCGTGAATTGTGTTTCATCCGGCAACTGGAAATCGATTGATTCAGGGTCAATATCGAAGGAAAGAGTCCTGGTCTCATAAAAATTCGAGGCTATTTTTGAGGTGTTTTCGTTCGAGAGGGATGCTGGGAATACGGGGATAGCGGTTAGTTCTTCTAATGAGTTTTTCAAAACCAGAAGATCACAACTGAAAGCCAGGCCCTGGCGGGCCTCAATCGATACGATCTCTGACTCTACTCCGCTAGTGATTAGCATAAACTCGCAAGCAGACAGAAACTCATTGCCCTTCTCTAGCGTTACGCCGTCATTTGAAACTACACACTTTGATTGCATGGGCCATAGCGGAATCAGCACTCTGCCACGCTGACTAATGATCTCGTTATCAAAAATATATCGGTCAGTGTCGAACAACGAATATTGAAACTCAGCCGTGACGCGCGGCTTGTCTCTCAGTGCAATGCGCTGCTCAGTGCCATCAAATGCTTCGATTACTTCTGTCATGTACTGCACTCGAATTGATGGACTTACAGACCAGTCAATCCGGTTGTCCACAAGCTTCATCACTTCGAAGTCAGAAATAGCCGCTACTACAGATCCAGCAACTGTCACCTGCACACCAGTAGCAAGGTTTTTCTGGCTTTGAAAAACTCGTAAAAATTTAGGTTCTCTAATCCCAAATTCCACGCCATCAAAACCGTCCAGCCCCTCAGCATTCAACAACTGAACATCACTCAACGTCTTTTTGCTGGCGAAAGTATGCCAGACCGAGAACTCAATCTTTTGTCCATCCGGCACGTAATGATCAGACACAACATCAACGAAGACATTGTTCTTGTAAATATCAGCAAAGCCACCAGCAATTTTATTCATCTTTAAGTACCGCGATACCCAGGTTTTGGATGCCGGTAGTTGCCTCCAGCCACGACCCTTTCTTGTAAAGAGGGATAACAAAAAACTTGCTACGTCCGATCACTAGCTCACTTGCCGCAGAAACATAGTCAAGTGGCACAAAGAACAGTCCTGGAATCTGCGCAAAAGGAGAGTAATTTGAGCTAAAAAGAGTGAAGAAATTAACCGGAATTAGACCAGGAAACCCGCAATCCAATATCTTCCCGCGAGTATGTGTGCCTAGTCCGCCGTACTGATTTGAAGTTGAAAGGTATGTTGGCACTCCATTAACTGTCGGATATGCAAGCGAAGAAAGCGTTCTTGAACCGGTGTCCCACCCATTAAACTGCGCATGATTTACACGCAAGCAGAAGCAAGCTGCATTATTATAAAGCAACGGATAGAGAGCATTAGCGTTATAAACGTGCGTCGAGCTGACGATATTGCCGCCTGTTCCTGCGACAAAAACGGGCAATTTTCCAAAGATAACGTGCGAAAAACGTCCATCATCGTACTGAGTCGAGATGATAAAAATATCGCCCGAATAACTCAGGTAGCACGTTCCTTCAAAGCTTGTCTCGACATAGCACCGTGGCGCTTGCCGGAAACCTGGTTGTGAGAGATACCCGACACCAGCGGTGTAACCATCACAGGCATTCACAGCAATCCCACGCTGCTCAAAAACCGTCGAGTATGCGTAGCTCTCAGCGTACGGATTGAAGAGATCGAATGCCCGCAGCGTAAAAAAGCACCCAGCTTTCTGCACGGCCATGTACCTGCCAAGGCGCGGATCGCCGTTCACCATCTGACCGAAGTAGTTAACCGTCCAGCCTGCCAGGCCAAGGTGTCTATGAACAATCGACAGCAGATCCTCAGCGCTCGTGTACTTGTAAGACACTACTTTCATCACGAGAGCCCCACTGCGAAGAGCTCACCGGCAACGCCCAGATTCCTCACGACCAGGTACTGAGCACCATCAATCGTGAAGACAGAACCAGCAGCCAGCCCCGCAGGGCATGCAAACACCCCGTCTAGATACCCAAGCCACTGCCCGTCATCAGCGTATGGCTCACCATCGAAGTACATATTCGGGTTCTGAAACTGCACAGAGCCATCGAATTTATCGGACACAACCAAGGCCCGAAATAGCGTAATTCCGCCATCTAGGTCACTACCAATGCGCTTGTTTTTGCCATCAAATGGGAACACATACGCACACTTGCGGCTGTAATCGAAGCTAGCGAACGAGCTCAGGCCAGCCCCATATTCGCCCCCAACAGCCTGCCAGGTGCCATCAGGAACGCAGACTTTCGGGCACTTCTGAGCACCGCCAGCGAAATACGGGAACGCAGACCCACCCGAAGATCCGCCGACGAAGCACGGAAACGAGTACGTGCGGGCACTGCCGAACGCCTCGATCAGTCCCAGGTACGCGCTGTAATAGACACCATTTGAGCGCAAAACAAAGATAACCCGGCGCTCATTGATGATCGTCCAGGTGTCCACAGCGCCCGCAGGCAGCATCAATCCCGGCAAGCCGGAAAAGGGCGACTGCTGGACAACATTCAGGCCCATGGTTTGATGCTCGAACGCCGTCAGTAGCAGCTCACTGCCCGACAAGGCCATGCCGATGTTGCCGCCCAATGGGATCTGAAAGATCTTCTCTGACTCAGTATCTTTGACTGCAAACCAGCCATTTGACGGCAAAAGGTATGCAGTTATATACGAGAGCCAGAGTTGAGCAGAAGAATAAGTAGAGATATGGACAGTCATTATTTATTGTTTTTATTGGTTGACTATATCTCTATCTTATCATAGCGATCTCACTACTTCCGCATTGCTTCTAAGTGTGTTCAAAAATTTAGTTTCGTATGAAGGGTGTTCAAACACGCTGTGAGCAATGGCGTCATTATCAAGATTGTTGATTATGGTTATATTCGGAGATTCGCCATTACCATTGCCGCTTCCTGCGTTTTTGCGATGGCGTGGATCTTTTTCAGTGATCATTTCCTCGCCTTTCTTCGCGACAATGAGCGCCTCATCCGGGCTCAAACCGTAGTTGTCAGCACCCTGCCCGATAATGCCCCCGGTATGAAACTTTGGCAGGCTCCCGATCAGACCGGACAAACTACTCATCAAGCCGCCACCGCTGCCCGCACCTGCCGCTGACGAGCTTCCTCCAGAAAGAGCAGAGATCATGGACTGGTATGCAAGCTGAATGACGAGCTTCGCAATGATCTTGCCGATATCCATCAGCACAGACTGAGCCATATCTGAAAAGGCTTCTTTTGCCGATTTCGAGCCAGAAATTAGCTCAGAAAATGCATTTTCGAAGCCAGAAGTCATAGAGTCACCGACCTTTTCCATGATCGATTCGAGTTCAAATACCTCCGCTTTGGCTTCTTTTGCAGCCTCTGCGAACTTATCTGCGCGCTCAGGATTGCCAACTTCTGTGGTCTTTTCAGTCCCTTTTTTCTCTAATTCCACAACTTCTTTGAGATATTCGAACGGCGAAATCTTGTTTGTTTCGAGCTTTTTCTTGAGGGCAGCAAACTGGCTTTCGATATCGTTGAGCTCAATTTCGGCTTTCTTTGCGCTCAAAAGATCCTTTACTGCCGTGGAATCTACGCCGACTTCTTCCATGTCGCGCACGGTGTCTTTCCACTGCTTGTCGAGCTTTTCCAGCTCAACGCCGACAGAATCGCCACGAATTACACGCAGCTCCAGCTCGGCCTCTTCCTTGATCTGCTCCAGCTGTGCTTTCAGATTGCCAAGTTCTGCGGCCCGGTTGGCTTTGAGAATGGCTGATTGAGCAACGAGGTCAGCGCCGATCTGCTTCTGTTCCATGCGCTTCCTGGTGATCTCGGCCTCTAGGTCTTTAATGGAAGTAAGAGCACCTCCCCTCGCGCCGTCATTAAGCTCAACGGCCAGGATTTTTCCTTGAGCTGCAATTTGGGCTTCGAGGGACTTGATGTCTTCGTCGATCAGCTTCTTACGCTGTGTGCTGATCTCACGTGCTGAGTCGAGCTCAAGCTTTAAACGCATGTCCGCAATTTTATTGGCCGACAGGCCTTCATCACGCGCACGTTGTTCGAGGCCAGCTAGATCCAAGTCGCGCTTGTTTTCAATGTTCTTGATCTTTGCTTCGATCTCAGCCTTGGCCAGGTCAGCAAGAAGTTTGACTTGAGAGGCTGCCTGGGCTGCTGCTGCGGCGGCGTTAGCTGCATTGAATTTAGCGTCACCGCCCTTTGCGATATCCCTCTTCTTCTCTTGTTCTTCTGTTTTTACTTTAATGGCCAGGTCGTTTTCGATGCTGGTTACTTTTTCGTTGTAGTCTTTCTTGAGACTTTCAGCGTCGAATGTTCCGTTAACAACAAGATTGATATTTTCTTTTACGAGGTTATTTGATTCTTCCCTTAGCTCTCTGAGCTTATTAATTGTCGGCTGCAAATTTCTAGCTTCAAAAGCGGGGCCTTTTTTGTTTAGTGCAATCGCATAATTATTTGCCGCATCTGATATCTGGTTAAGCTGATTTGAAAGATCGCCTGCGCCAACTAATTTCAAGGCGCTAGATATTGGCTTAATAAAGGCATTGTTAATTAGCTGCACGAATCCTGCAAAAGCCTTCCTGAGAACTTTTTCAGTGGCATTCATTACTTCATTGGTGCCGGTCTCAATAGTTTGCATGCCAGTAACAAATACCTCAGCAAACAGGAGAACCACCGATTTCATACCGTGAAAAGCAATATCGAAAGAGTCTTTCAACTTTGCAAGAAAGTCTACGCCGTCGATCATGCCATTAATAACGCTTCTGAACTTCTCTCCAATTGAATTCAGTGGAGCCTGAGCACCTTCGGACATGCCGAGCATTTGTTCTTTAACAATCTCAACAAGAGCTTGAAGTTCAGGGGCGATATTTGCGAAGGCTTTCTTGAATGTAGAGTCTGCAATCTGTCCAAGTGTTTGAAACTCGGTGTTTAAGCTGCGAACGGCCTTCGCATCAAAGCTTGAAATAACTAGGTTGTACTGTTTTGCTTGTTCAAGCATTTTGCGGAATTCAGCACCACCATCTTTAAGAGCTGGTAGCAGGTTCCGCATTGCGTCAGACCCCATCTGATCCAAGAAAGTAAACTGCGCACTAGCAGACATGTCTTTCATGGTTTCAGCGATTTTTAACAACTGTTCCTGAGGATTCAGCTTCATGAAATCTTTTACGTCAACATTCATGATCTCGAAGAAGTCAGTGGCACCGCCAGCCTGGATTGACGACCACTCCTCTAGCTTAATGCGGACTTCCGCTAGAGAGTCGGCATATTCATCAGCACTTACCCCAGCAAGCTTCATGGCGGCATATTGACCAGCCATAAACTCTTCAGTAGACAGCGA contains the following coding sequences:
- a CDS encoding phage BR0599 family protein, producing MPSIRDIEASLGFGSPTELYLFEHGEDVYAYTSSSKRVLHTDGVIYNPLPIKRDKIQRSQQDNRNRLQIDVPGDSPIPMIFRNKQPKKHVTLKVFRFHRFTKESWLWFNKEAELPGEFITIFSGEVVQTTWNNTVATLDCASVSALQRRQCLRFGYQAQCNHHVFDELCGLKIQDWQEEVTVTSIQDNGFTINVTGLLNSNDYYKGSIISKNDDDFRDVLSVNAGVITLFSPLSDLVIGDKLKITKGCDRSSAACKSFGNFDNFFGFVTIPTDNPFV
- a CDS encoding coiled-coil domain-containing protein gives rise to the protein MANNTVISLVLRAKDEASNVLTGTFAKLTAIFAAFAGFTGIKNALEDLTELDKVTQRLSLSTEEFMAGQYAAMKLAGVSADEYADSLAEVRIKLEEWSSIQAGGATDFFEIMNVDVKDFMKLNPQEQLLKIAETMKDMSASAQFTFLDQMGSDAMRNLLPALKDGGAEFRKMLEQAKQYNLVISSFDAKAVRSLNTEFQTLGQIADSTFKKAFANIAPELQALVEIVKEQMLGMSEGAQAPLNSIGEKFRSVINGMIDGVDFLAKLKDSFDIAFHGMKSVVLLFAEVFVTGMQTIETGTNEVMNATEKVLRKAFAGFVQLINNAFIKPISSALKLVGAGDLSNQLNQISDAANNYAIALNKKGPAFEARNLQPTINKLRELREESNNLVKENINLVVNGTFDAESLKKDYNEKVTSIENDLAIKVKTEEQEKKRDIAKGGDAKFNAANAAAAAAQAASQVKLLADLAKAEIEAKIKNIENKRDLDLAGLEQRARDEGLSANKIADMRLKLELDSAREISTQRKKLIDEDIKSLEAQIAAQGKILAVELNDGARGGALTSIKDLEAEITRKRMEQKQIGADLVAQSAILKANRAAELGNLKAQLEQIKEEAELELRVIRGDSVGVELEKLDKQWKDTVRDMEEVGVDSTAVKDLLSAKKAEIELNDIESQFAALKKKLETNKISPFEYLKEVVELEKKGTEKTTEVGNPERADKFAEAAKEAKAEVFELESIMEKVGDSMTSGFENAFSELISGSKSAKEAFSDMAQSVLMDIGKIIAKLVIQLAYQSMISALSGGSSSAAGAGSGGGLMSSLSGLIGSLPKFHTGGIIGQGADNYGLSPDEALIVAKKGEEMITEKDPRHRKNAGSGNGNGESPNITIINNLDNDAIAHSVFEHPSYETKFLNTLRSNAEVVRSL